Part of the Halodesulfovibrio sp. genome is shown below.
CTCGTAGATATCCGCATAACCCATTCATAAATCTGAACAACATAAAACAAAGAGGTCGTGATTATACAATCACGACCTCTCATGTGTACTGCATTAAATAAAACAACCTTTCAGCAGGACATACTGCCTATCGCCGTGCAGTACGCTGGAGTACGGGCGTCCCTTCCCGTTGCTTCCGGTTGTTCTAATTTATTGTTGTACCAAAGAATGTAACTGAGAATACGACTCCTCAATAGTGCAAGGGTCCTGTACTCTCTGTTGTAAAAATTCGTTTACCTGCGGAACCATGGAAATTGCTTTATCAACCACCGGATTTGATCCATGCGAATACGCACCGATGTTAACCATATCTTCTACCTTTTTATAGGCAGCAAGCAACTTGGTTACAGATTGTCCTTCTTCTATAATCTCACGCGAACAAATATCGCCGCGAAGACGGGAAACAGAGCGTAACACATCAATTGCAGGATAATGTCCGTTATCTGCAAGATCACGCGTTAAAACAATATGTCCGTCAAGAATAGAACGCACTGCATCCGCAATAGGTTCGTTAAAATCGTCACCATCTACAAGAACGGTGTAAATTCCTGTGATGCTGCCTTTATCGCTATTGCCTGCACGCTCCAGAAGCTGAGGAAGCTGGGTAAAAACAGTAGGCGTGTAGCCTTTGGTTGTCGGCGGTTCACCTGTCGCAAGCCCCACTTCTCGCGCTGCCATGGCAAAACGGGTCACTGAGTCCATCATAAGCAAAACATTTTTGCCTTGATCTCGATAGAACTCCGCCACTGCTGTTGCAGCATATGCAGCACGCATGCGGATAAGCGGTGACTGGTCAGAGGTTGCAACAAGCAACACTGAACGCTTCATTCCTTCAGGTCCTAAATCTTTCTCGATAAATTCAAGAACCTCACGTCCGCGTTCGCCGATAAGCGCAATCACGTTAATGTCAGCTTCAGTGTAGCGAGCCATCATACCCATAAGAGTAGATTTCCCCACACCGGAACCCGCCATAATACCGACACGCTGCCCTTTACCTAAGGTAATAAGACTGTTGATTGAACGCACGCCGACATCAAGCGGTTCAGTAATGCGTGAACGGGAAAGCGGGTTAGGCGGCATAGCATACAAAGGTCTGTAGCCTTCCGCGGTATGCATAGGAGATTCGGAGCCAAGCTCGTTGCCGAATGCATCAAATGCTTTGCCGAGCATGTCATTGCCTACAGGGAATGTTGGCGGCAAACTGGAGTTACGAATTAGTGACCCCGGTTTAATACCGCGCATATCGCCGTATGGCATAAAAAGGATATTACCGTCACGAAACCCTACGACTTCAGCCGGAATCTGTTCAGCGCCTTCTTCAGGAATAAGCTGACAGACAGCACCTAACGGTGCTTTGATTCCACACCCTTCAACAATCAGCCCGACAACCTTGTTCACCTTACCGAAAGACTGGTTCGGCTCAAGGCTGTTCAGCATTTCAATAGCTCCACTCGGATCGATCATATCTGATCCTCAGGAATCATAAGCTGCTCTAAAATTTCGTCCACAGCCTGCCTGCGGCTAATAATGGTGTTATCCACCATACCGTCACGGCTTTCTACAATAACACCACCGGAGATTGTGGAAGAAGTTTTAACCTTCCATCCTTCCAGACCGCTGTAGTGCTGCTGTGCATTTTGGATAATACCAGTAACCAGTTCTTCATCCTCAGGATGTACAGTAATGATAAGCTGTCTGCGCTCGTCAAGAATTTGAACTGCCTCGGTAAAAAGACGCTCCATGGAAGCATGACGGTTTTCTGACATCTCTACAGCGCACATGCGCTCTACGGCAGCCTGCACAACTGTGATAAGGTCACTGCGCCAGTTTGTAAAAATATTGGAGCACTGTCCCTGAATAGCACCTAATACGCTGGATACAGATTCTGCATGTTGCTGCTGCAATGCATTTAGCTCTGCCTGAGCCTGCTCACAGCCTTCTGCATATCCTTCCTGACGCGCCTTTTCTTTAAGCCATTCAGCTTCTTCACGCGCTTTAGCAAGGATACCGGAAGCTCGTTCTGCTGCACGTTCCCGCACGCGCTCCATGTAAATTGCTTCAGTTGCATCATCCCATTGCGGGGAACGGGAACCTTCCACACCTTCGAGGGTATGTTCATTTGCAGAACCGGGACCCGTGAAGATTGTGCCCCACGCAGCCACACTTTTCGGTGCGGCTGTGTCGGATAACATGGAACCGGAAATTACATTAGATGAAGGCATTTCGGACTCCGTTACCAAAAGGAAGGTATCCTTTTACTTCCGGACAAGATATGTCTTCTTTCTCAAAAACACTTACTGGAATCATTTCCTCTAAGTCTTTCTGAACCTTCTGGGATACATCCTCAGACATGCTGCTGAAAAGTACAAACGGTTCATCTGTCGGCAACATTCTTGGCTTTTGACTATGCTCTTCTGCCACAAGTTCACGGATACCGCGGTCATCAAGCTTCGGTGCTGCCGGAGCGTGTAATACAGACTCAGAATTAGCATTAAATAAAGGCATTGTATCCTCCAGATTCAGTAACAACACGTCCTTTCATTTTCAGACGGTCGATAACCTGTTGCGGGTTTCCAGCAATATCAGATAACTTTGTAGACACATTTTCCGGTAAATTTTCTTTAAATGCCCTAACAGCACTTTCGGAAATATTACTGTAGAGAACTTCTCTTCTTGCCCCAGCTGCACTATTGTGCAGCTGCGCCATACCGGAGTAGCCTTTTGCATTAAGCAGTTCACGAGCACCGCGGTCATCAAATTTAGGCATTGTTGCACTGGCAACATCTGCTTTGGCGCGGAAATCCTGACGAGGCTTTCTCATATTGCTGCCTGATGCTTCATTCAATAAATCGCTAATACCGCGATCATCCAACTTTGGCGCTGCCGGAGCAAATGCGATTGATTCTGAAAGACTAGACAAATACATCGTTGCCTCCTCGTCCGATAGCAATACGTCCTTCCATTTCGAGACGGCGAACAATCTTTACAATAGTCTGCTGTGCACCCTCTACATCGGAAAGCTTTGTAGGCCCCATGATCTCCAGATCTTCTTTGATCATTTTGGATGCACGCTCGGACATGTTGCTGAAGAATACGTCCTGCATATCTTCGGATGCGCCTTTGAGTGCCAATGTCATATCGTCGTTGGATACTTCTTTCAGCAATTCGCGGATACCGCGACCATCCAAGGTTGCCACGTCTTCGAATACGAACATGAGGTTTCGAATGTCTTCTGCCATCTGTACAGATTCTTCTTCGATCTCTGCGAGTACTTCTTCTTCTGTAGCGCGATCCACTGCGTTGAGAATTTCTGCAACTGCAGCAACGCCGCCCACTTTTTTGCCTTCCTTGCCGCCCATTGCGATAAGCTGGCTCTGCAATACTTTGTCTACTGCCATAAGCATATCTTCCGGTACTGCTTCGAGACGGGCAAGACGCATAAGCACTTCTGGTCTGATACCGGCAGGGAGCATCTGGATAAGCTCTGCTGCCTGATCTGAATGCAGGTGACCAAGAATAAGTGCCAGTGTCTGCGGGTGCTCGTTACGTAAAATCTGAGCAAGAATTCGAGGACTGACGTTTTCAAGTTCGCGGAACGGTGCAGGCCCGTTATCCAGTTCCAGAGTATCCATGATGTACTTAGCGGTTTCGCTATCGAGGTTTTTAAGAAGCATTCTTCGGGTAGCATCTTCACCACCGGAAATCATTTCTTTACCTGCAATCATGGAGTGATGAAACTCGCGTAAAATATCTTCTACATCTTCTTTAGGAACTGTATCCAGCTCCATCATGGCTTTTGAAATATGAGCAATGTCTGCACGGTCAAGACGTTTGAATGTCTCGGCGGTAAACTTGTCTCCCATTGCCAGAAGCAGTACGGCGGTTTTTTCCGCGCCTTTAAGCTGAGTGGCCAACTTTATGTCCTCCAGAATCTTTAAGCCAAGACTTCAAGATGCCTACAGCTTGTTCCATGTTCTGCTCTGAAATCTGCAATGCATGCGCTTTAATATCTTCAATTTTCTTAAGTGCATCCAAAGCGTCGAGCTCTTCTTCACCTTCAATAAGTGCTATACGTTCTTCACCCATCGGAAGCCCTTCAAGACCTTCCATAACCTCGCCTGCTTCAACCTTAGGTCGAATCAGTGCAAGAATTACCGGACGAACGATAAGCAGGAGGAAGAGGAAAACCAGTACGGCGTTAAGAATCGGTTTACCCATGCGTAATGCATAGTCACCAATAACCTCTGCAAGGCTGCGTTCGCGTTCCACATTCAGCTCGCCAAAGGCGATACAGGAAACTTCAATTGCGTCACCGCGTGCTGTTTCAAAGCCAACTGCATTGGAAACCAGTGCTTTGATTCGAGCCATCTCTTCTTCAGAACGCGGGGTAAAAGCCATAGCCCCGGTATCTGCATTTTCTGCGTAGGTGCCATCCACAACAACCGCAATACTCAAGCGATCAACCTGACCTACAGGGGTCACGATGTTCTGCTCTTCTTTGTTGATTTCGTAGTTGATAGTGGAAGTTTCGCGAGTTGCATC
Proteins encoded:
- a CDS encoding FliI/YscN family ATPase; this encodes MIDPSGAIEMLNSLEPNQSFGKVNKVVGLIVEGCGIKAPLGAVCQLIPEEGAEQIPAEVVGFRDGNILFMPYGDMRGIKPGSLIRNSSLPPTFPVGNDMLGKAFDAFGNELGSESPMHTAEGYRPLYAMPPNPLSRSRITEPLDVGVRSINSLITLGKGQRVGIMAGSGVGKSTLMGMMARYTEADINVIALIGERGREVLEFIEKDLGPEGMKRSVLLVATSDQSPLIRMRAAYAATAVAEFYRDQGKNVLLMMDSVTRFAMAAREVGLATGEPPTTKGYTPTVFTQLPQLLERAGNSDKGSITGIYTVLVDGDDFNEPIADAVRSILDGHIVLTRDLADNGHYPAIDVLRSVSRLRGDICSREIIEEGQSVTKLLAAYKKVEDMVNIGAYSHGSNPVVDKAISMVPQVNEFLQQRVQDPCTIEESYSQLHSLVQQ
- a CDS encoding V-type ATP synthase subunit E family protein; translation: MPSSNVISGSMLSDTAAPKSVAAWGTIFTGPGSANEHTLEGVEGSRSPQWDDATEAIYMERVRERAAERASGILAKAREEAEWLKEKARQEGYAEGCEQAQAELNALQQQHAESVSSVLGAIQGQCSNIFTNWRSDLITVVQAAVERMCAVEMSENRHASMERLFTEAVQILDERRQLIITVHPEDEELVTGIIQNAQQHYSGLEGWKVKTSSTISGGVIVESRDGMVDNTIISRRQAVDEILEQLMIPEDQI
- the fliG gene encoding flagellar motor switch protein FliG, giving the protein MGDKFTAETFKRLDRADIAHISKAMMELDTVPKEDVEDILREFHHSMIAGKEMISGGEDATRRMLLKNLDSETAKYIMDTLELDNGPAPFRELENVSPRILAQILRNEHPQTLALILGHLHSDQAAELIQMLPAGIRPEVLMRLARLEAVPEDMLMAVDKVLQSQLIAMGGKEGKKVGGVAAVAEILNAVDRATEEEVLAEIEEESVQMAEDIRNLMFVFEDVATLDGRGIRELLKEVSNDDMTLALKGASEDMQDVFFSNMSERASKMIKEDLEIMGPTKLSDVEGAQQTIVKIVRRLEMEGRIAIGRGGNDVFV